A region from the Paraburkholderia youngii genome encodes:
- a CDS encoding NAD+ synthase — protein MKTRIALAQINVTVGDFAGNVAKIVAAARAAHRDGAKLLVAPELALSGYPPEDLLLRPAFYTASAAALADLAAQLKPFTGLHVIVGHPLRDGSDNLAHKLVHNAANGHVNANAPIERGVPPVDTFNAASLIVDGEVKGTYRKQDLPNTEVFDEKRYFAADPQPFVFELDGIKYGVVICEDAWHASAAQMAKAAGAQVLLIPNGSPYHLNKEAVRFDILRARIRETGIPMVYVNMVGGQDELVFDGGSFVLDAQGALVAKLAQFEEATAIVEFEDGKPLPAAIAPEQSIEAQVYAALVMGVRDYIGKNGFPGALIGLSGGVDSALVLAVACDALGADKVRAVMMPSRYTADISTTDAAEMARRVGVRYDEIAIAPMFDAFRASLAEEFAGRAEDATEENIQARIRGTLLMALSNKFGSIVLTTGNKSEMAVGYCTLYGDMAGGFAVIKDIAKTLVYRLCRYRNAATTFAKRDVIPERILTRAPSAELRENQTDQDSLPEYEVLDAIMRMYMEEDRSLAEIIAAGYRVDDVKRVTRLIKVNEYKRRQAPIGIRVTHRAFGRDWRYPITSRYTEPVE, from the coding sequence ATGAAGACCCGAATCGCTCTTGCTCAAATCAATGTCACCGTCGGCGACTTCGCCGGCAACGTCGCGAAGATCGTCGCCGCCGCGCGCGCCGCGCACAGGGATGGTGCGAAGCTGCTGGTCGCGCCTGAACTCGCGTTGTCGGGTTATCCGCCCGAAGACCTGCTGCTGCGCCCCGCGTTCTATACCGCGAGCGCGGCCGCGTTGGCCGATCTCGCCGCGCAGTTGAAGCCGTTCACCGGTCTGCATGTGATCGTCGGTCATCCGCTGCGCGACGGGTCGGACAACCTCGCGCACAAGCTCGTGCACAACGCGGCGAACGGCCATGTTAATGCAAACGCGCCGATCGAGCGCGGCGTGCCGCCGGTCGATACCTTCAACGCGGCGTCGCTGATCGTCGACGGCGAAGTGAAGGGCACCTATCGCAAGCAGGATCTGCCGAACACCGAGGTGTTCGACGAAAAGCGCTACTTCGCCGCGGACCCGCAGCCGTTCGTGTTCGAACTGGATGGGATCAAGTACGGCGTCGTGATCTGCGAGGACGCATGGCATGCGTCGGCCGCGCAGATGGCGAAGGCCGCGGGCGCGCAGGTGCTGCTGATTCCGAACGGCTCGCCATATCACCTGAACAAGGAAGCGGTGCGCTTCGACATCTTGCGCGCGCGCATTCGCGAGACGGGCATTCCGATGGTCTATGTGAATATGGTCGGCGGGCAGGACGAACTCGTGTTCGACGGCGGCTCGTTCGTGCTCGACGCGCAGGGCGCACTCGTCGCGAAGCTCGCGCAGTTCGAGGAAGCCACGGCGATCGTCGAGTTCGAGGACGGCAAGCCGTTGCCGGCCGCGATCGCGCCGGAGCAGTCGATCGAAGCGCAGGTGTACGCGGCGCTCGTGATGGGCGTGCGCGACTACATCGGCAAGAACGGTTTTCCGGGCGCGCTGATCGGTTTGTCGGGCGGCGTCGATTCGGCGCTCGTGCTGGCCGTTGCGTGCGACGCGCTCGGCGCCGACAAGGTGCGCGCGGTGATGATGCCGTCGCGCTACACGGCCGACATTTCCACGACCGACGCCGCCGAGATGGCGCGCCGCGTCGGCGTGCGTTACGACGAGATCGCGATCGCGCCAATGTTCGATGCGTTTCGCGCGTCGCTCGCCGAAGAGTTCGCGGGCCGCGCCGAAGACGCGACCGAAGAGAACATTCAGGCGCGCATTCGCGGCACGCTGCTGATGGCGCTGTCGAACAAATTCGGCTCGATCGTGCTGACCACCGGCAACAAGAGCGAGATGGCGGTCGGCTACTGCACGCTGTACGGCGACATGGCCGGCGGCTTCGCGGTGATCAAGGACATCGCGAAGACGCTCGTGTACCGGCTGTGCCGCTATCGCAACGCCGCCACGACGTTTGCAAAGCGCGACGTGATTCCCGAGCGGATCCTGACGCGTGCGCCGTCCGCCGAGCTGCGCGAGAACCAGACCGACCAGGACAGCCTGCCCGAATACGAAGTACTCGACGCGATCATGCGCATGTACATGGAGGAGGACCGTTCGCTCGCGGAAATCATCGCGGCGGGCTATCGGGTCGACGACGTGAAACGGGTCACTCGCCTGATCAAAGTCAACGAGTACAAGCGCCGTCAGGCGCCGATCGGCATCCGCGTCACGCATCGCGCGTTCGGCCGCGACTGGCGCTATCCGATCACGTCGCGCTACACCGAACCGGTGGAGTGA
- the glnK gene encoding P-II family nitrogen regulator: MKRITAVIKPFKLDEVREALAEVGLTGLTVTEVKGFGRQKGHTELYRGAEYVVDFLPKVKIEVVVADSQCDQVIDAIIGAARTGKIGDGKIFVADVERVIRIRTGEENEAAV, encoded by the coding sequence ATGAAGCGCATCACCGCAGTCATCAAACCGTTCAAACTCGACGAAGTGCGCGAGGCGCTCGCGGAAGTCGGCCTCACCGGCCTGACCGTTACCGAGGTCAAGGGGTTCGGCCGCCAGAAAGGGCATACCGAGCTGTATCGTGGCGCGGAGTACGTGGTCGACTTTCTGCCGAAAGTGAAGATCGAAGTCGTGGTCGCGGACAGCCAGTGCGATCAGGTCATCGACGCGATCATCGGCGCGGCGCGCACCGGCAAGATCGGCGACGGCAAGATCTTCGTCGCGGATGTCGAGCGCGTGATCCGCATCCGTACCGGCGAAGAGAACGAAGCGGCCGTCTAA